In Streptantibioticus cattleyicolor NRRL 8057 = DSM 46488, a genomic segment contains:
- a CDS encoding acyl-CoA dehydrogenase family protein yields the protein MDFSFGPDDETFRAEARAWLDTHVPDAPPGGGPGWERRLGADGWIGLGWDTTHGAYGNRTASLTQQVVWGEEYARAGAPPRSGHIGENLLAPTLLAHGTPAQRDRFLPPVARGEELWCQGYSEPGAGSDLANVRTTAVLDGATYRITGQKIWTSLARDAHWCFLLARTRADTTRHHGLSFLLVPMDQPGRIEVRPIRQMTGTSDFNEVFFDGAHAAAEHRVGADGDGWRVAMSLLGFERGVSTLVQQIGFARELAGLVATAVATGTADDPVIRDRLVRQWAELRTMRWNALRTLGTTDPGAPSLSKLLWSQWHRRLGELALTVHGTPAATAGAPWSADTPYPIDPVHHLFLFSRADTIYGGTGEIQRNIIAERVLGLPREPRP from the coding sequence ATGGACTTCAGCTTCGGGCCCGACGACGAGACGTTCCGTGCCGAGGCGCGCGCCTGGCTCGACACGCACGTACCCGACGCACCGCCCGGCGGAGGGCCCGGGTGGGAACGCCGGCTCGGTGCCGACGGCTGGATCGGGCTCGGCTGGGACACCACTCACGGCGCCTACGGCAACCGGACGGCGTCCCTGACCCAACAGGTCGTCTGGGGCGAGGAGTACGCGCGGGCCGGAGCGCCGCCCCGGTCCGGCCACATCGGCGAGAACCTGCTGGCCCCCACCCTGCTCGCACACGGCACGCCCGCCCAGCGCGACCGCTTCCTGCCGCCCGTCGCCCGCGGCGAGGAACTGTGGTGCCAGGGCTACAGCGAACCCGGCGCCGGATCCGACCTCGCGAACGTGCGCACCACCGCCGTCCTCGACGGCGCCACCTATCGCATCACCGGCCAGAAGATCTGGACCTCGCTCGCCCGGGACGCGCACTGGTGCTTCCTCCTCGCGCGCACCCGGGCGGACACCACCCGCCACCACGGACTCTCCTTCCTCCTCGTTCCCATGGACCAGCCGGGCCGGATCGAGGTCCGGCCGATCCGGCAGATGACCGGCACCAGCGACTTCAACGAGGTCTTCTTCGACGGCGCCCACGCCGCCGCCGAACATCGCGTCGGCGCCGACGGCGACGGCTGGCGCGTCGCCATGTCCCTCCTCGGCTTCGAACGCGGCGTCTCCACGCTCGTCCAGCAGATCGGCTTCGCCCGCGAACTCGCCGGCCTGGTCGCCACCGCCGTGGCGACCGGCACCGCCGACGACCCGGTGATCCGCGACCGGCTCGTCCGCCAGTGGGCCGAACTGCGCACCATGCGCTGGAACGCCCTGCGCACCCTCGGCACCACCGACCCCGGCGCCCCGAGCCTGTCCAAACTCCTGTGGTCCCAATGGCACCGGCGCCTCGGCGAACTGGCCCTCACCGTCCACGGCACCCCCGCCGCCACGGCCGGCGCCCCGTGGTCCGCCGACACCCCGTACCCGATCGACCCTGTGCACCACCTCTTCCTCTTCAGCCGTGCCGACACCATCTACGGCGGCACCGGCGAGATCCAGCGGAACATCATCGCCGAGCGTGTCCTCGGCCTCCCCCGGGAACCGCGCCCGTGA